In Actinomycetota bacterium, one genomic interval encodes:
- a CDS encoding Xaa-Pro peptidase family protein, whose amino-acid sequence MNARLTDRMRRAAEEATRQGFDALVVAPSPDLAYLTGYDPMPLERPTLLVLRSGHAPTMLVPELERPLAADCPSAGAIELIGWTDAVDPYGEAARLLPSQGRVAVGDRLWASHVLGLQHAVPSIALEPASPVIGRLRAVKDEDELAALRRAARGADEAFRTICTMPFAGRREEQIAADLADLLVRNGHSRADFTIVASGTNAASPHHEPGGRTIVPRDAVVMDFGGQLGGYFSDTTRTVVVGEPPAGFERVYETVREAQAAACDAVAPGVLAQHVDRVARGIIEDAGLGERFIHRTGHGIGLEVHEPPYIVEGNEWPLAPGTTFSVEPGAYFEGEFGVRIEDIVAVTADGVERLNRSTRELQVVR is encoded by the coding sequence GTGAACGCCCGTCTCACCGATCGCATGCGGCGCGCCGCCGAGGAGGCCACGAGGCAGGGGTTCGACGCCCTCGTGGTCGCTCCCTCGCCCGACCTGGCCTACCTCACCGGCTACGACCCGATGCCGCTCGAGCGACCGACGCTGCTCGTGCTTCGGAGCGGACACGCGCCTACGATGCTCGTGCCCGAGCTGGAACGGCCGCTCGCCGCCGATTGCCCGAGCGCCGGGGCGATCGAGCTGATCGGCTGGACCGATGCCGTCGATCCTTACGGAGAAGCTGCGCGGCTCCTGCCGTCCCAGGGGCGCGTCGCGGTCGGGGACCGGCTCTGGGCGAGCCACGTGCTGGGGCTCCAGCACGCGGTACCGAGCATCGCGCTCGAGCCGGCGTCGCCCGTGATCGGCCGCCTCCGCGCCGTGAAGGACGAGGACGAGCTCGCGGCCCTGCGCCGGGCCGCACGCGGCGCCGACGAGGCGTTCCGGACGATCTGTACGATGCCCTTCGCGGGGCGGCGTGAGGAACAGATCGCGGCGGACCTCGCGGACCTCCTCGTGCGCAACGGACATTCGCGAGCCGACTTCACGATCGTGGCGAGCGGCACGAACGCCGCCTCGCCGCATCACGAACCCGGCGGACGCACGATCGTGCCCCGGGACGCTGTCGTGATGGACTTCGGCGGACAGCTCGGCGGGTACTTCAGCGACACGACGAGGACGGTCGTCGTGGGGGAGCCCCCGGCCGGGTTCGAGCGCGTCTACGAGACCGTCCGCGAGGCGCAGGCTGCCGCGTGCGACGCGGTCGCCCCTGGTGTCCTCGCCCAGCACGTCGACCGCGTGGCGCGGGGCATCATCGAGGACGCCGGACTCGGGGAGCGCTTCATCCACCGCACCGGTCACGGCATCGGGCTTGAGGTGCACGAGCCGCCCTACATCGTGGAGGGCAACGAGTGGCCCCTCGCGCCCGGCACGACGTTCTCCGTCGAGCCCGGCGCCTACTTCGAGGGTGAGTTCGGAGTGCGGATCGAGGACATCGTGGCTGTCACTGCCGACGGGGTGGAGCGGCTGAACCGGTCGACCCGAGAGCTGCAAGTCGTGCGGTAG
- the cysS gene encoding cysteine--tRNA ligase, whose translation MRLYNSLTRELDEVRSAAEGHVTIYTCGPTVYRFAHLGNLRTFMLGDLIRRALEFEGYRVTQIMNITDVGHMTDEASPDAVDKMLLAVEDEGLSTLEIAEKYAEAVFEDAAAVGIRPADEYPKATEHIPEMIELTQTLIDRGHAYVADSGSVYFDVSSFPGYGKLSGNTLDNLREGHRDLETDPAKRHPADFALWKAAGPGRLMKWDSPWGVGFPGWHIECSAMSMKYLGDRFDIHTGGSDLRFPHHEDEIAQSEGAVGHQVVSIWVHGGHLRQSGQKISKSTGNTVRVHELVERGIDPLAFRWLTFQSRYRSEMDFTWEAMEAADAKVRQLRRRLAEWAPPMKELGERAKGYDARFREAVAADLDMPAAVVIVNAAAGDEAVTVGERYALLASWDAVLGLDLEREATSGWAPTEEMRSMMALRDEARAEKDYAESDRLRHELVAMGLEVMDTRDGTKVRPRD comes from the coding sequence ATGCGCCTGTACAACTCGCTGACGCGCGAGCTCGACGAGGTTCGCTCCGCCGCCGAGGGGCACGTCACGATCTACACGTGCGGCCCCACGGTCTATCGGTTCGCGCACCTCGGGAACCTGCGCACGTTCATGCTGGGCGATCTGATCCGGCGCGCCCTCGAGTTCGAGGGCTACCGCGTGACGCAGATCATGAACATCACCGATGTCGGGCACATGACCGACGAGGCCTCGCCCGACGCCGTCGACAAGATGCTGCTCGCCGTGGAGGACGAGGGCTTGTCCACGCTCGAGATCGCCGAGAAATACGCCGAGGCCGTGTTCGAGGACGCCGCCGCCGTGGGCATCCGCCCGGCCGACGAGTACCCGAAGGCCACCGAGCACATCCCGGAGATGATCGAGCTCACCCAGACACTGATCGACCGGGGGCACGCGTACGTGGCGGATTCCGGCAGCGTCTACTTCGACGTCTCTTCGTTCCCCGGATACGGGAAGCTGAGCGGGAACACCCTCGACAACCTCCGTGAGGGGCACCGCGACCTCGAGACCGATCCGGCCAAGCGCCATCCGGCAGACTTCGCCCTGTGGAAGGCTGCCGGTCCCGGCCGGCTCATGAAGTGGGACTCGCCGTGGGGCGTGGGGTTTCCCGGCTGGCACATCGAGTGCTCGGCGATGTCGATGAAGTACCTGGGCGATCGGTTCGACATCCACACGGGCGGCAGCGATCTGCGGTTCCCTCATCACGAGGACGAGATCGCGCAGAGCGAGGGCGCGGTTGGGCACCAGGTGGTCTCGATCTGGGTGCACGGGGGTCACCTGCGGCAATCGGGTCAGAAGATCTCGAAGTCGACGGGGAACACCGTTCGGGTGCACGAGCTGGTCGAGCGCGGCATCGATCCACTCGCGTTTCGGTGGCTCACGTTCCAGTCGCGCTACCGCTCCGAGATGGACTTCACCTGGGAGGCGATGGAGGCGGCCGACGCGAAGGTCAGGCAGCTCCGCAGACGCCTGGCCGAATGGGCCCCGCCCATGAAGGAGCTCGGCGAACGCGCGAAGGGATACGACGCGCGCTTCCGGGAGGCGGTCGCCGCCGACCTCGACATGCCCGCGGCCGTAGTCATCGTGAACGCGGCCGCGGGCGACGAAGCGGTGACCGTGGGTGAACGGTACGCCCTGCTGGCCTCGTGGGACGCCGTCCTCGGACTCGATCTCGAGCGGGAGGCCACCAGCGGGTGGGCTCCGACCGAGGAGATGCGCTCGATGATGGCCCTGCGCGACGAGGCCCGCGCGGAGAAGGACTACGCAGAGAGCGACCGGCTGCGCCACGAACTGGTGGCGATGGGCCTCGAGGTCATGGACACGCGTGACGGCACGAAGGTCCGACCTCGAGACTGA
- a CDS encoding AAA family ATPase: MSNGKGTNILADRPSRPRASERQTRAPAVLWDRIKLLIFLGVLWLAGLAVVWSTTVRPLDGPFVDAVRIAVNDYWWLLALMALEFVRQVHYFIEERSKGYYRFWQQSVFGGTERRLGKMNDYTRYRAGRAFKFVLFLLVFSTLLGRIFDTDPVWLGIVEAPARLVVALPFILQLAFGFFFVMFQFIGLFWFLSRGGIDTIMPDEIETRFDDVKGQDAALGQLKETLVFLDDPEAIESRGGYVPGGILLWGPPGTGKTLMAQAVAGETAKPFVNVDAGAFINMFMGVGILKVRSLYRKLRKLSMRYGGAIVFIDEADSLGSRGQQVATGFAPVSPWSTRPSCNGVSYLSAAGRDAAFHAGPASGEPGAPYKEQVFMGGMAGGGGMGTLQALLAEMSGLTKPKGLVNKIRKLLGMKPKPPPKYRILHIFATNMPNVLDPAMMRPGRVDRQYKVGYPQKDGRRATFEYYLAKVKNDLSSEEIDKLATITPYFSGASIKDIVNEGLVIAIRDDRDTVSYADVVKAKQLKQHGLPDEHEYIERERHSVAVHEACHAVVAYRLRKHAVIDMATIERRGDVGGFVSSIPPEDQFVQWRSEREIDVMTALASLAGERMFFDGDHSMGVGGDMRAATGMTSQALAYYAMGDRFASRSVTLAPLGSMSMETGGDRAMFDSAFGQSVEDKLAELYERTSSLLEQNRAEVLALAHALETVKTITGDDVEAIIEGTPGPTVDGRPYHDPAFAQMLERYHEAVLRAHRDHAGVESRIPVPVPPPPIEVSAAGGNGQAERPQLMLRPPSPPRPDDAER; the protein is encoded by the coding sequence ATGAGCAACGGTAAGGGCACCAATATCTTGGCGGATCGGCCTTCGCGGCCGAGGGCGTCCGAGCGGCAGACACGCGCGCCCGCCGTGCTGTGGGACCGCATCAAGCTCCTGATCTTCTTGGGCGTCCTGTGGCTCGCCGGCCTCGCGGTCGTGTGGAGCACCACCGTGCGCCCGCTCGACGGGCCGTTCGTCGACGCCGTGCGCATCGCTGTCAACGACTACTGGTGGCTGCTCGCCCTGATGGCCCTCGAGTTCGTCCGGCAGGTGCACTACTTCATCGAGGAACGGTCGAAGGGGTACTACCGCTTCTGGCAGCAGTCCGTCTTCGGCGGCACCGAGCGCCGGCTCGGGAAGATGAACGACTACACCCGGTATCGCGCCGGACGTGCGTTCAAGTTCGTGCTGTTCCTGCTGGTGTTCAGCACGCTCCTCGGCCGCATCTTCGACACCGACCCCGTGTGGCTCGGCATCGTCGAGGCGCCGGCACGCCTCGTGGTCGCGCTCCCGTTCATCCTGCAGCTCGCGTTCGGCTTCTTCTTCGTGATGTTCCAGTTCATCGGGCTGTTCTGGTTCCTGTCGAGGGGCGGCATCGACACGATCATGCCCGACGAGATCGAGACCCGATTCGACGACGTGAAGGGGCAGGATGCGGCGCTCGGGCAGCTCAAGGAGACCCTGGTCTTCCTCGACGACCCCGAGGCGATCGAGTCTCGCGGCGGCTACGTGCCCGGCGGCATCCTGCTGTGGGGACCGCCAGGCACGGGCAAGACGCTCATGGCGCAGGCCGTGGCCGGCGAGACCGCGAAGCCGTTCGTGAACGTCGACGCCGGCGCCTTCATCAACATGTTCATGGGCGTCGGCATCCTCAAGGTTCGGTCGCTGTACCGCAAGCTCCGCAAGCTCTCGATGCGCTACGGCGGCGCGATCGTCTTCATCGACGAGGCCGACTCCCTCGGCAGCCGTGGTCAGCAGGTCGCGACGGGCTTCGCCCCCGTCTCGCCCTGGTCCACGAGGCCGAGCTGCAACGGAGTCTCCTACCTCTCGGCGGCCGGGCGCGACGCGGCGTTCCACGCCGGTCCGGCGTCGGGCGAGCCCGGCGCTCCGTACAAGGAGCAGGTGTTCATGGGCGGCATGGCGGGCGGCGGCGGCATGGGAACCCTGCAGGCGCTGCTGGCCGAGATGTCGGGCCTCACGAAGCCGAAGGGGCTCGTGAACAAGATCCGCAAGCTGCTCGGCATGAAGCCGAAGCCCCCGCCCAAGTACCGCATCCTGCACATCTTCGCGACGAACATGCCCAACGTGCTCGACCCGGCGATGATGCGCCCCGGGCGTGTCGACCGCCAGTACAAGGTCGGCTACCCGCAGAAGGACGGACGTCGGGCAACGTTCGAGTACTACCTGGCGAAGGTGAAGAACGATCTCTCGTCCGAGGAGATCGACAAGCTGGCGACGATCACGCCGTACTTCTCGGGGGCGTCGATCAAGGACATCGTGAACGAGGGACTCGTGATCGCGATCCGGGACGACCGCGACACCGTGTCCTACGCCGACGTCGTGAAGGCGAAGCAACTGAAGCAGCACGGGCTGCCCGACGAGCATGAGTACATCGAGCGCGAGCGACACTCGGTAGCCGTGCACGAGGCGTGCCACGCGGTGGTCGCCTACCGGCTTCGCAAGCATGCGGTGATCGACATGGCGACGATCGAGCGGCGGGGCGACGTCGGGGGCTTCGTCTCGTCGATCCCACCGGAGGACCAGTTCGTGCAATGGCGCTCGGAGCGCGAGATCGACGTGATGACCGCGCTCGCGTCGCTGGCGGGCGAGCGCATGTTCTTCGACGGCGACCACTCGATGGGGGTCGGAGGCGACATGCGCGCCGCGACCGGCATGACGAGCCAGGCGCTGGCCTACTACGCGATGGGTGACCGGTTCGCGTCGCGATCGGTCACGCTCGCGCCGCTCGGGTCGATGTCGATGGAGACGGGTGGCGACCGGGCGATGTTCGACTCGGCGTTCGGCCAGAGCGTCGAGGACAAGCTGGCCGAGCTCTACGAGCGCACGTCGTCGCTGCTCGAGCAGAACCGAGCCGAGGTGCTCGCGCTCGCGCACGCGCTCGAAACCGTGAAGACGATCACGGGCGACGACGTCGAGGCGATCATCGAGGGCACGCCCGGGCCCACGGTCGACGGACGGCCGTACCACGACCCCGCGTTCGCCCAGATGCTCGAGCGCTACCACGAGGCCGTGCTCCGGGCGCACAGGGACCACGCCGGGGTCGAGTCGCGCATCCCCGTGCCGGTGCCGCCGCCGCCGATCGAGGTGTCCGCCGCCGGCGGCAACGGGCAGGCGGAGCGGCCGCAGCTGATGCTGAGGCCGCCATCGCCTCCCCGACCCGACGACGCAGAGCGCTGA